AGATCCTGCACGAGATAGAAGGTGGCGGGACCGCGGCGATAGGACAGGCCGAACGCCCCGGTCATCCACATTTCGTTGCGATAATCGTCGCGGCGGTGCGACTGGCTGAACTGGTACGAGTTGCCCCCCGCAGGGATCTCGGAAGTCCCGTAGAGCTTCTTGACTCGCGTGAACTTGCGCAGGACGGTCGTGCGCATCAGGGCGGACCATCCGCGGTGCACGGTGACCTCGGCGTCGGCCTCGAACCCGGTCGCCAGGCACCACTCCCGACCCTTCGAGAAGCGCTCCCAGTACGGGCTCCAGCCCTCGTAGGGCTGGGTCGACCACAGCACGTCCTCCTGCTCGCTGTGGCTCACGTCGTTCCAGCGGGTCTCGGTGTTCTGCATGCCCATTCGGTCCAACTCGCAGAGCAGCCCGAAGTCCACGTGTCCGCGCGACAGCGCGTAGTTGAACCAGGGGTTGGCCTCCAGGACGAAGCCCGACCGGCCTTCGCGGGATCCCTCGTCCGACGCCACCAGCTTGTTCACGCGGGTGTTCGCATCGGCGTTCAGCGCCGCCAGGAAGAGCATCCCGGCGTCGAAGCCTCCTTGTCGGAAGAAGCGCGCCTTGGTGTATGCGCGCAGCAGTCGGGCGGACGCGCGGTCCTTCCAGTAGGGGTCGTTCTCGTACCTGCCCGTGATCTCCGACCCGTCGTCATAGACCCATCCGTAGGCGTCGCCGTCTTCGCGGCGCGTGCGATAGCGCAGGCCGGACTTCCAGTTCCCGTCGTGCTCGTAGCTCGTCTGGAAGTCCCACTGCCGCCCCCGGAAGACGCTGTAGCTGTCCTGGTAGAAGGCGTCCACGTTGCTGCCAGAGTAGCCGAAGATGTGCGCGCAACTCTGCGTGGCCCACCCCCAGGTCAGGTGGGGGACGGTGTACGCAGTGCCGTCGCGGGTGAATCGAGTGAATCCCTCGGGACGGTCCGCGGCCCTGCGCGTGTAGTGCACCTTGAATCCGAACGGATTGCCGAAGAGCTGCCGCGCTCCGATCAGCTTGATCGCGTACTCGTCGCGGTCGGCGCGCGTCTCGCCCGCGAAGGGAATCGTGACGTAGCCGCTCCCGCCCGGATTCGGCGCCCGGGCCACGCCCGCCGACTCGAGGTTCATCCGGAGCGATGTGGTGGCCAGCTCGAGCAACACGCGGCCGTAACGCGTGTCCTTCACCGCGCCCAGCGTGTACCCGTTCTGCTTCATGGCGGAGGACATCTTCGCGTAGGAACGGATCGCGGCCGGATCCCCCGTGTAGTCGGAGGGGGTGGCGAAGGTCACGTCCTGGTAGTTCGACGTGTAGGAGTCCGAGGGCCGGCTGTGGATGCTGGTGACGTTCCCCTGCCAGGGGAGGGAGCGCGGCGAAGCCTCCAGGTACAGGGCCTCGCCGGGCCAGCGCAGGATGTCGTGCGGGTAGGAGAACACCGTCTGATAGGGGTCGCTGCCGATCGTGAACTCCGGCCTTGCCGCCGCGGTGCCGGCGACCGCAAGCGCGCCAACCAGAACAAGAACGCACCCGAACGCCTTCATGGTCTCCTCCACTTTTTCATGGTTCCTGCGCCGGCACCGATCGCGCCAGATCGTCCGACCGGCAGAATCTGCTACAAGAACGGGGCCTCCCCCGGCTCGCAGCGAGGATGAGACCGGGCAGCATTCCAGCGGCCGTGGCTCCCGCGCCAAGCGGCCCGGTGGCCGACGCCTACGGGGTCGGGCCGGGCGTTCACGATCGAGCCCCCGGGCGCGGCGGCCGCGGCGCGCCGGCCGGCGGCCATGCAGTTTGCACGGTGCGCTCCCGGCACGCGCAGACGGCCGCGCCGGGACTGAAGGCGCCTGGCCCGGCGAAGCGGGCAGTGGTATGATTGAGCGCGCTCACGCTCCGCTCATCCCCGCCGGAGCGGCACGCTCTCCCTGACGGCGAATGGAGGACCCCATGCTGTCTCGCTGGCTCGGTCTGGCGCGACTCGGGCTCGCGCTCGCAGCGCTCGCTGCGCTCGGCTTTGCCGCCGCACCCGCGGCCGCCGCGGAGGCGATCTACTGGCTTCCCGCCGATGTTGCGCTGGACGGCGCGGCAGCGCGACTCGATCTCTACTATGCGGGCGAGTCCGGGCGACTGGTCCGGCCCCAGGCCGGCGCGACGCTCGACTTGAGCGCGCTGGGGGCGACGCGCCTGGAGCCCGCAGCGAGCGAGACGCTCTATGCCTACCTGGTCGCCGATGCGGCCATCGCCGAGTTCGAGCCACCGGCCCGCGTGCTCCTGCGCAGCGGGCACGAGCTCATCGTCGCCACGGCCGGCCAGGCGCCTCGCTTGACCGCCGCCGCCGCCGCCGCGCTGCCCGGGCTCAAGCAGCCGGTGCGCATCCCGGCCGCCGCCCTGCCCTGGCCGCAGGCCGCCGCGCCGGCGCCGCCGCGCGACCGCGAGGCCGATCCGCTCATCCAGGAGATGGTCGGCGCCCTGACCAGCGCCAACTACATGGCGACCTGGCAGGAGCTCGAGGACTTCGTGACGCGCTACACCTTCGCGCCCCAGAACGCGGTCATGAACCAGTGGATCCTCGACGAGTTCTTGGCCATGGGCTTGGCCGCCGAGCTGCATAGCTACCAGCAGAGCGGGACGCGCTACAACGTCATCGCCACGCTGCCGGGCCAGGTGGATCCCACGCAGGTGGTCTACATCTGCGCGCACATGGACGCCACCTCGGGCACACCCAACTCCTGCGCGCCCGGCGCCGACGACAACGGCAGCGGCACCGCGGCCGTCATCGAGGCCGCGCGCATCCTGCGCCAGTATCTCTTCAGCTACACGATCAAGTTCGCGCTCTGGAACGGCGAGGAGCAGGGCCTCGTCGGCTCGGGCGAGTACGTGCAGGACATCGCCGCCGCGGGCGAGAACGTCATCGCGGCCTTCAACATGGACATGATCGCCTACCGGGGCAGCGATCCCGCGCCGCCGGACCTGGTGATCTACACGAACTCGGCCTCGCAGCCCTACGCCAACATCCTGGCGACGGCCTGCAACGACTACCTGCCCGGCGCGCTGCAGCCGATCGTTCTCGTGGAGAACCTGAGCGGCAGCGACCACTACTCCTTCTGGAGCTACGGCTACCGCGCCGTCACGGCCATCGAGGACGAGGCCTGGGGCAGCGACTTCTGCCCCTGGTACCACACCTGCAGCGACCTCATCGCGCAGTATCCACAAGATTACGTGCTCAATTGTGCCAAGGCCAACCTGGCCGCGGTGGCCGAGACGGCCGTGCCCATCAACCCGAGCGGGCCCTACCTGGTGCTGCAGTCCACGGCGATCGCCGACGACGCGACGCCGCCCTCCGCCGGCGACGGCGACGGCATCCTCAATCCCGGCGAGACGGTGGAGCTCTGGGTGACCGTGCGCAACGTCGGCAACGCCGCGGCGACGAGCGTCACCGGCACCCTGGCCTCCACCAGCCCGGTCGTCACCATCCTGGACGGCTCGGCGCCCTGGAACAGCATCCCCGCGGGCGGGCAGGGCAGCAACACGGCGGCCTTCGTCTTCAGCCTCGACGGATCCGCGCCGAACGGCGACGCGCTTCCCTTCACCTTGACCATGAACAACACCATGGGCAGCCAGGAGCTGTCCTTCCAGTTCGCGGTGGTGGCCCCGGATCTCGCCTACCATTTCTACCGCATCGATGACGCCACGCTGGGCAACGGCAACGGCATCCCCGATCCCGGCGAGCTGCTGCTGGTGCCCGTGACCCTGGCCAACCGCGGCGCCAAGGACGCCGCCGATGTGAGCGCGCTGCTCGCCAGCGGCACGCCGCTGGTGACGGTGCTCGGCCCGCAGGCCGCCTCGCCGCTGATCGCCGCCGGCGGGGCCGCGGAGCTGAGCCCCGGCTTCAGCCTCCGCGTCTCCGAGGACGCGCCCCTGGGCGCCCTGCTGCCGCTGGATCTGGCCATCGCCACCGCGAGCGGCTACGAGGCGGCCTCCGCCTTCCAGCTCAAGGTCGGCGCCGTCTTCTTCGACGATTGCGAGGCGGAAGGCGCCTGGAGCCTGAGCGCACCG
The DNA window shown above is from bacterium and carries:
- a CDS encoding M28 family peptidase is translated as MEDPMLSRWLGLARLGLALAALAALGFAAAPAAAAEAIYWLPADVALDGAAARLDLYYAGESGRLVRPQAGATLDLSALGATRLEPAASETLYAYLVADAAIAEFEPPARVLLRSGHELIVATAGQAPRLTAAAAAALPGLKQPVRIPAAALPWPQAAAPAPPRDREADPLIQEMVGALTSANYMATWQELEDFVTRYTFAPQNAVMNQWILDEFLAMGLAAELHSYQQSGTRYNVIATLPGQVDPTQVVYICAHMDATSGTPNSCAPGADDNGSGTAAVIEAARILRQYLFSYTIKFALWNGEEQGLVGSGEYVQDIAAAGENVIAAFNMDMIAYRGSDPAPPDLVIYTNSASQPYANILATACNDYLPGALQPIVLVENLSGSDHYSFWSYGYRAVTAIEDEAWGSDFCPWYHTCSDLIAQYPQDYVLNCAKANLAAVAETAVPINPSGPYLVLQSTAIADDATPPSAGDGDGILNPGETVELWVTVRNVGNAAATSVTGTLASTSPVVTILDGSAPWNSIPAGGQGSNTAAFVFSLDGSAPNGDALPFTLTMNNTMGSQELSFQFAVVAPDLAYHFYRIDDATLGNGNGIPDPGELLLVPVTLANRGAKDAADVSALLASGTPLVTVLGPQAASPLIAAGGAAELSPGFSLRVSEDAPLGALLPLDLAIATASGYEAASAFQLKVGAVFFDDCEAEGAWSLSAPGDNASRGLWVRVDPNGTTYNGQPAQTEDDHTAAPGVACFVTGQGAPGAAAGDEDVDGGQTTLTTPAFDISTVIEPRVSYWRWYTNNLGNNPGEDSWLVQVSANGGASWVDLERTTASANSWQQRSFLLTDTITPSADVRFRFVASDAGAGGSLVEAAVDDFEVTGLTQPVTGAGDFLPTALRLAPPRPNPSRGDAQLAFALPAAGRAVLRVYSVDGRRVATLVDRELPAGQHGAVWNGRDEAGHAVAPGVYFTRLEAGGKTLSRKLVRLH